Proteins from a single region of Gordonia hongkongensis:
- a CDS encoding TetR/AcrR family transcriptional regulator, whose protein sequence is MSVEEIGAAVGLTGPAVYRYFPSKQDILAKALATQVEGVRALLTQAEERSESPAEQLGVFFDLLATRAAHGDVSTLWTRERRHLDRSDLDDMDAHHRTLIDALASKFDTTEAGIDTQTAKLLATAAVSVFSSTAAMRGSLTPRRLMQIQRAVVDSILSCPLPRGAQSRARFADGSSRRPAARRDRILAAATRMFFARGFPNVRIHEIAAEADVSPATVYQEYAGKTDILMTIVRRGLENLHWISVDALAESSAVEALDVLVGVFLDYSLGPNGRVLAIAHQDIVYLPEADQVSLRRTASDYTAEWTAAILARSPTLTHADANALTQALTGFVYQVISSPELRSRPGIEGEFRALASAILSPVELCGR, encoded by the coding sequence GTGAGCGTCGAGGAGATCGGCGCCGCCGTCGGACTGACCGGGCCGGCGGTGTACCGGTACTTTCCTTCCAAGCAGGACATTCTGGCGAAAGCGCTGGCGACGCAGGTGGAGGGGGTACGCGCACTCCTGACCCAAGCCGAGGAGCGCAGCGAATCGCCGGCCGAACAACTCGGCGTGTTCTTCGACCTGCTTGCGACCAGGGCGGCGCACGGTGACGTCTCGACACTGTGGACCCGCGAACGACGGCATCTCGACCGATCCGATCTCGACGACATGGACGCGCACCACCGCACGCTGATCGACGCATTGGCGTCGAAGTTCGACACCACCGAGGCCGGCATCGACACCCAGACCGCGAAACTCCTCGCGACCGCGGCGGTCAGTGTGTTCTCGAGCACCGCGGCGATGCGGGGTTCGCTCACCCCACGGCGGCTCATGCAGATCCAGCGGGCGGTCGTGGACTCGATCCTGAGCTGTCCGCTTCCCCGCGGGGCACAGTCCCGCGCGCGGTTCGCCGATGGATCCAGCCGACGGCCCGCTGCGCGGCGTGATCGGATACTCGCCGCCGCGACCCGGATGTTCTTCGCGCGCGGATTTCCCAACGTCCGAATCCACGAGATCGCCGCCGAAGCGGATGTGTCGCCGGCGACGGTCTACCAGGAGTACGCGGGAAAGACCGACATCTTGATGACCATCGTGCGTCGAGGTCTCGAGAATCTGCACTGGATATCCGTCGACGCACTGGCGGAGTCCTCGGCGGTCGAAGCGCTGGACGTCCTCGTGGGTGTGTTCCTCGACTACTCGCTCGGCCCGAACGGTCGAGTGTTGGCCATCGCCCACCAGGACATCGTGTATCTGCCGGAAGCAGACCAGGTCTCACTTCGCCGGACGGCGTCGGACTACACTGCTGAGTGGACTGCTGCGATCCTGGCCCGTTCACCGACCCTGACGCATGCCGATGCCAACGCGCTCACGCAGGCACTTACCGGATTCGTCTACCAGGTCATCTCGTCGCCGGAGCTCCGCTCGCGGCCGGGCATCGAAGGCGAGTTCCGCGCGCTGGCATCCGCCATCCTGAGCCCGGTCGAACTCTGTGGCCGGTGA
- a CDS encoding helix-turn-helix domain-containing protein encodes MARTVFREQSAPSTVAFVDSPMAAVMETWRLGDNHLFCASMTSNHLSRTARDVRRGPTGTIGIAVQTFGVARFEQDGDQRIVRPGDMMVVELDAPYEFGWAGWGCSRCLHIPTSDVGLTGTQIREAARRLTTSPLYAIVRRHIDDLCIDRDDEVPGLATESLAASSNALIRCLLAPHDPAPDDADIDRWVRRVDTFLTDHLTDPDLSIGAVAGHLDTPVSEVTRLAAVAGVDVPRWITAKRLHRAHADLRRRRTEPDAAFARAHGFADLATFEASFRDLYGLTPRTWWEIRHES; translated from the coding sequence ATGGCACGGACGGTGTTCCGGGAGCAGTCGGCGCCGTCGACGGTGGCGTTCGTCGACTCCCCCATGGCTGCAGTCATGGAAACGTGGCGGCTGGGTGACAACCATCTGTTCTGTGCATCGATGACAAGCAACCACTTGAGTCGGACTGCGCGCGATGTGCGTCGCGGTCCGACGGGCACCATCGGCATCGCGGTGCAGACGTTCGGCGTGGCGAGATTCGAGCAGGACGGTGATCAGCGGATCGTTCGTCCCGGCGACATGATGGTCGTCGAGCTCGATGCTCCCTACGAATTCGGTTGGGCTGGCTGGGGTTGCTCTCGATGTCTGCACATCCCGACATCCGACGTCGGGCTCACCGGCACACAGATCCGCGAGGCCGCGCGACGCCTGACCACGAGTCCGCTGTACGCAATCGTCCGCCGCCACATCGACGACTTGTGCATCGACCGGGACGACGAGGTCCCCGGTCTCGCGACGGAATCACTCGCCGCATCGTCGAATGCCCTCATCCGCTGCCTGCTGGCGCCACACGATCCAGCTCCTGACGACGCCGACATCGATCGCTGGGTACGACGTGTCGACACCTTCCTCACCGACCACCTGACCGATCCCGATCTGTCGATCGGCGCTGTCGCCGGCCACCTCGACACGCCGGTGAGCGAGGTCACCCGCCTCGCGGCCGTCGCGGGGGTGGACGTGCCGCGATGGATCACCGCGAAGCGTCTCCATCGAGCTCACGCGGATCTCCGCCGACGCCGAACCGAACCCGACGCCGCTTTTGCCCGCGCTCACGGTTTCGCCGACCTCGCCACCTTCGAAGCATCATTTCGCGACCTATATGGGCTCACCCCGCGCACGTGGTGGGAGATCCGCCATGAATCCTGA
- a CDS encoding SRPBCC family protein encodes MPTTELRTDLPPEAVWATLTDVNAWPEWGPTVFGARVDGDVELTLGTRGTITTVAGVSVPFEICEFVDGRLWAWRVAGVNATRHEVIPVAGGCILSFGAPVWAVAYLPILAIALPRIEQIAAGL; translated from the coding sequence ATGCCGACGACCGAATTGCGCACCGACCTGCCACCCGAAGCGGTGTGGGCAACCCTCACCGATGTGAACGCCTGGCCGGAATGGGGGCCAACAGTTTTCGGGGCAAGGGTGGACGGCGACGTCGAGCTGACGTTAGGGACACGCGGAACGATCACGACTGTCGCGGGCGTTTCCGTGCCGTTCGAGATCTGCGAGTTCGTCGATGGACGGTTGTGGGCCTGGAGGGTGGCAGGGGTGAACGCGACGCGACACGAGGTGATCCCGGTGGCGGGTGGCTGCATTCTCAGTTTTGGTGCGCCGGTCTGGGCGGTGGCGTATCTGCCGATACTCGCCATCGCGTTGCCGCGGATCGAACAGATCGCCGCTGGTCTTTGA
- a CDS encoding type II toxin-antitoxin system Phd/YefM family antitoxin, which yields MTTVPLGEAKDKLSALIDSAETTHDIITITKHGKPAAVLMSADDLESLHETIYWLSRAGIREAVAAADVEYAAGQTVSLEDLRVEHGMPPQ from the coding sequence ATGACGACAGTGCCACTCGGTGAAGCCAAGGACAAGCTCTCCGCGCTCATCGACAGCGCCGAAACCACGCACGACATCATCACGATCACCAAACACGGCAAACCTGCCGCGGTGCTCATGTCGGCTGACGACCTCGAATCGCTGCACGAAACGATCTACTGGCTCTCACGCGCCGGCATCCGCGAAGCTGTGGCGGCTGCCGACGTCGAGTACGCCGCCGGCCAAACCGTTTCCCTCGAGGACCTGCGCGTCGAACACGGCATGCCGCCCCAGTGA
- a CDS encoding type II toxin-antitoxin system RelE family toxin, whose protein sequence is MSDNPTDSADEYRVEVASPARRDLQRLPSRIVHAVIEFISGPLAGNPHRLSKPLRDDLEGLHSARRGDYRILLRIDDPHHTIVIVKIDHRAHAYRT, encoded by the coding sequence GTGAGCGACAACCCCACGGACTCGGCCGATGAGTACCGCGTCGAGGTCGCATCCCCCGCACGCCGCGATCTGCAACGCCTTCCATCCCGGATCGTCCACGCTGTCATCGAGTTCATCTCCGGGCCCCTCGCCGGCAACCCGCACCGCCTCAGCAAACCGCTACGCGACGACCTCGAAGGCCTTCACAGCGCACGCCGCGGCGACTACCGCATCCTGCTGCGCATCGACGATCCCCACCACACCATCGTCATCGTCAAGATCGACCACCGAGCCCACGCCTACCGCACCTAA
- a CDS encoding IS256 family transposase has product MTDTLVAVEPSDEHDDGIVEVPADRSVDELEVARELVRQAREAGVRLTGPDGLLKAMTKTVLETALDEEMSEHLGYDKHDQRGRGSGNSRNGSRSKTVLTDACGQVEIDVPRDRAGTFEPQIVKKRQRRLTDVDEVVLSLYARGLTTGEISAHFADIYGAAVSKDTISRITDRVLEEMATWHARPLERVYAAVFIDAIHVKIRDGQVGPRPIYAAIGVDLAGHRDVLGMWAGEGDGESAKYWLAVLTELKNRGVADIFFLVCDGLKGLPQSVGAVFPDTVVQTCVIHLIRGTFRYAGRQHRDAIAKAIKPIYTAPTAAAAAEALDAFDAEWGHRYPAAIRLWRNAWQEFIPFLDYDIEVRKVICSTNAIESLNARYRRAVRARGHFPNEQSALKCLYLVTRSLDPTGTGQKRWTMRWKPALNAFAITFADRMPASEDN; this is encoded by the coding sequence ATGACCGACACTCTGGTGGCTGTGGAGCCATCTGATGAACACGATGACGGGATCGTCGAGGTGCCTGCGGACCGCAGCGTCGATGAACTCGAGGTAGCCCGCGAGCTGGTCCGCCAGGCCCGGGAGGCCGGGGTCCGCCTGACCGGTCCGGATGGGTTGCTCAAAGCGATGACCAAAACGGTGCTCGAGACGGCGCTCGATGAAGAGATGTCTGAGCATCTCGGTTACGACAAGCACGACCAGCGTGGTCGCGGGAGTGGCAACTCGCGCAACGGGTCTCGGTCGAAGACCGTGCTGACTGATGCGTGTGGGCAGGTCGAGATCGATGTCCCGCGGGATCGGGCGGGCACCTTCGAGCCGCAGATCGTGAAGAAGCGCCAACGACGCTTGACTGATGTGGATGAGGTGGTGTTGTCGCTGTATGCCCGTGGGCTCACCACCGGTGAAATCAGCGCCCATTTCGCCGACATCTACGGTGCTGCGGTCTCCAAAGACACGATCAGCCGGATCACCGACCGGGTGCTCGAAGAGATGGCCACCTGGCATGCCCGTCCGCTCGAACGCGTCTACGCCGCGGTGTTCATCGACGCCATCCATGTCAAAATCCGCGATGGGCAGGTAGGGCCCCGGCCGATCTACGCCGCGATCGGGGTGGATCTGGCCGGGCATCGTGACGTGCTCGGGATGTGGGCAGGTGAAGGCGATGGTGAGTCGGCAAAGTACTGGCTGGCGGTGCTTACCGAGCTGAAGAACCGGGGTGTAGCCGACATCTTCTTCCTCGTCTGCGACGGGCTAAAAGGCCTGCCGCAATCGGTCGGGGCGGTCTTTCCCGACACGGTGGTGCAGACGTGTGTCATCCATCTGATCCGGGGCACATTCCGCTATGCCGGCCGCCAGCACCGCGATGCTATCGCCAAGGCGATCAAACCGATCTACACCGCCCCCACCGCTGCAGCCGCGGCCGAGGCGTTGGATGCGTTCGACGCCGAGTGGGGGCACCGGTACCCGGCAGCTATCCGGTTGTGGCGCAACGCATGGCAAGAATTCATACCGTTCCTCGACTACGACATCGAGGTCCGTAAGGTGATCTGCTCGACGAATGCGATCGAGTCACTCAACGCCCGCTACCGGCGCGCAGTGCGGGCTCGTGGGCATTTCCCGAACGAGCAGTCGGCGCTAAAGTGCCTGTACCTGGTGACCCGGTCGCTCGATCCGACCGGCACCGGACAGAAACGATGGACAATGCGGTGGAAACCAGCACTCAACGCATTCGCCATCACCTTCGCCGACCGCATGCCGGCCAGCGAAGACAACTAA
- a CDS encoding type II toxin-antitoxin system Phd/YefM family antitoxin, with product MTDLVSVRDLRNNGGEVLRRVARGERVVVTRDGEPVAELRSLPRKSVSAAELIRRRAHLPQIDPDALRSDIDSVLDSSL from the coding sequence ATGACCGACCTGGTGAGTGTCAGAGACCTTCGTAACAACGGTGGCGAGGTGCTGCGCAGGGTCGCGCGTGGCGAGCGTGTCGTCGTCACGCGCGACGGCGAGCCAGTGGCCGAACTCAGGTCTCTGCCCAGAAAGAGTGTGAGCGCGGCCGAGCTGATTCGGCGACGCGCCCATCTTCCGCAGATCGACCCGGACGCCCTGCGGTCTGACATCGATAGCGTGTTGGATTCGTCCCTATGA
- a CDS encoding STAS domain-containing protein: MPSHNSHPVTGTPTDPATGRGLLRVTSTHFREGLTLLAVDGSIDMFTVPQLAAAILEALSGQPRGLIIDLAAVDFLSSAGMAMLLAAHEAISPTSHLGVVAAHPVTTRPLQMMGVDHTLPLYPTLADAIAATTRGAS; this comes from the coding sequence ATGCCATCCCACAACTCCCATCCGGTGACCGGCACACCCACCGACCCGGCGACCGGTCGCGGGTTGCTGAGAGTGACCTCGACGCATTTCCGGGAGGGCTTGACCCTCCTGGCCGTTGACGGCAGCATCGATATGTTCACCGTCCCGCAGCTGGCTGCAGCGATCCTCGAAGCGTTGAGCGGCCAACCCCGCGGGCTGATCATCGACCTGGCCGCGGTCGACTTTCTCTCCTCCGCCGGGATGGCCATGCTACTGGCCGCACACGAGGCCATCTCCCCGACCAGCCACCTCGGTGTCGTCGCCGCCCACCCCGTCACCACCCGGCCCCTGCAGATGATGGGTGTCGACCACACACTGCCGCTATACCCCACACTCGCCGACGCCATCGCCGCGACGACCAGAGGTGCGTCGTGA
- a CDS encoding histone-like nucleoid-structuring protein Lsr2 encodes MAKIARVEVVDDVDGRPIDSEDVHTVEFSVTLPGQRIARYVLDVRPANLAKFERDISKYTSRATKVAADHATTGGRARPSPTRSQAIRQWARDNGYHVSARGRIPLHVVSAFDDTHA; translated from the coding sequence ATGGCGAAGATTGCGCGTGTCGAGGTGGTCGACGATGTCGACGGGCGGCCGATCGATTCCGAGGATGTGCACACGGTCGAATTCTCGGTGACCTTGCCGGGGCAGCGGATCGCCCGCTACGTGCTTGATGTTCGGCCGGCGAACCTCGCCAAATTCGAGCGCGACATCTCGAAATACACCTCGCGCGCAACGAAAGTCGCAGCCGACCACGCAACGACTGGTGGACGTGCGCGGCCGTCGCCGACCCGGTCGCAAGCCATCCGCCAGTGGGCCCGCGACAACGGCTACCACGTCTCGGCGCGTGGCCGTATCCCCCTGCACGTGGTCTCAGCATTCGACGACACACACGCCTAA
- a CDS encoding TetR/AcrR family transcriptional regulator gives MRTHGWAGLIPPADDDEAAERIIAAAGELMESGATDVNIRQVAQKLGIARQTVYRYFPNSQALLVATAQHATNEFLDDLARSLEGLTEPSHAIVEAVALTFERLQDNRRFALLFVQPDNTELTAEVTATRSIAIGRVIVDHLPIDWAEHGWTDADMNELVEVMLRFVQSLLVDPGAPPRPPNELRAFLHRWVGTAIEAKSSTSTSVARAQS, from the coding sequence GTGCGTACACATGGATGGGCCGGCCTGATTCCCCCGGCCGACGACGACGAGGCTGCAGAACGCATCATCGCCGCCGCCGGAGAGCTGATGGAGTCGGGTGCAACCGATGTGAACATCCGTCAGGTCGCACAGAAGCTGGGTATCGCTCGCCAGACCGTCTACCGGTACTTTCCCAACAGTCAAGCGCTGCTCGTCGCGACGGCTCAACACGCCACCAACGAGTTTCTCGACGACTTGGCGCGGTCACTTGAAGGTCTCACCGAACCTTCCCACGCGATTGTGGAGGCAGTCGCCCTAACCTTCGAGCGCCTCCAAGATAATCGCCGATTCGCCCTGCTGTTCGTTCAACCGGACAACACAGAACTCACCGCCGAGGTCACCGCTACGCGGTCCATCGCCATAGGACGCGTGATCGTCGACCACCTTCCGATCGACTGGGCCGAACATGGATGGACGGACGCCGACATGAATGAGCTCGTCGAAGTCATGCTCCGGTTCGTCCAATCACTCCTCGTCGACCCGGGCGCCCCTCCTCGTCCTCCAAACGAGCTACGCGCATTCCTGCATCGGTGGGTTGGAACGGCCATCGAGGCGAAGAGTTCGACGTCCACGTCGGTGGCCCGAGCTCAGTCCTGA
- a CDS encoding helix-turn-helix domain-containing protein produces MVVDHITELTCKADELAASEVAAQLGETSIDLVRSLIASAYDAEYARGTMLGMLLPRIRGYIRLHLSDPDLSPTSIARAHGITVRKLFKLFADAGMSLEQWIITSRLEGAHDDLARAETAHQPVAAIARRWGITNPSYFSRRFREMYQISPRAWRVLAASRTGERAGNGLL; encoded by the coding sequence ATGGTGGTCGACCACATCACCGAGCTGACCTGCAAGGCCGACGAGTTGGCGGCGTCGGAGGTCGCCGCACAGCTTGGTGAGACCAGCATCGATCTGGTCCGGTCCCTCATCGCATCCGCCTACGACGCCGAGTATGCGCGGGGGACGATGCTCGGAATGTTGCTTCCCAGGATCCGCGGATACATCCGCCTGCACCTCAGCGATCCGGACCTGTCGCCGACATCGATCGCGCGAGCGCACGGCATCACCGTGCGAAAACTGTTCAAGCTCTTCGCCGATGCCGGCATGAGTCTCGAGCAGTGGATCATCACGAGTCGACTCGAGGGCGCGCATGACGACCTCGCTCGGGCCGAGACCGCTCATCAACCGGTCGCGGCCATCGCCCGGCGCTGGGGCATCACGAACCCGTCGTACTTCAGTAGACGATTCCGCGAGATGTATCAAATCAGTCCGCGGGCGTGGCGGGTACTCGCGGCGTCGCGCACGGGGGAGCGGGCAGGAAACGGCTTACTGTGA
- a CDS encoding TetR/AcrR family transcriptional regulator, with protein sequence MTNGDELATSTNGFLGEVGGGVTSDRIVSAAVDALHESGYDRLSMREVSRRAGVTHVTTYGYFRSKHHVIAEAFTRKLDQWGAQTASGSTVGERLHSLFTTFGEVLGEDPVLSRASTSALLGEDPPVRDIRERAGAVILHRLSAALGEYDTDARRDALVIAVNGATLQCGLGYSHYDGIADRLMNAAQFVLDGME encoded by the coding sequence GTGACGAACGGCGACGAACTCGCAACCTCAACGAACGGCTTTCTGGGCGAGGTCGGTGGTGGAGTGACGTCAGATCGAATTGTCTCCGCCGCCGTCGATGCTCTGCACGAGTCCGGTTATGACCGGTTGTCGATGCGGGAAGTGTCGCGGCGCGCGGGCGTCACCCACGTCACGACGTACGGCTACTTTCGCTCCAAGCATCACGTGATCGCCGAGGCGTTCACCCGCAAGCTTGATCAGTGGGGCGCACAGACCGCCAGTGGATCCACGGTTGGTGAGCGCTTACACAGCCTGTTCACCACGTTCGGAGAGGTTCTGGGCGAGGACCCGGTTCTGAGTCGGGCTTCCACGTCAGCTCTGCTCGGTGAGGACCCGCCAGTAAGAGACATTCGAGAACGGGCCGGCGCGGTCATCCTTCACCGACTCTCGGCTGCCCTCGGCGAGTACGACACTGATGCCCGGCGAGACGCCCTGGTGATCGCGGTCAACGGGGCCACCCTGCAATGCGGCCTGGGGTACTCCCACTACGATGGCATCGCCGATCGGTTGATGAACGCCGCACAGTTCGTCCTAGACGGCATGGAATGA
- a CDS encoding TetR/AcrR family transcriptional regulator gives MSADQRRAALIDAAYRVIADFGVEGATTRRICAYAGMKLGSFHYAFESRIALLSAVMETAVPADITAVLDSIVPDDVDPASGDALDMESQLRRHFRGFYGLLQAEPGRMQAVIALGIYARNHPELHTAGAHMYARLFTIAAAGLERGARHAGVQWTVPVAELGPVVIAATNAITLTYLSLADDAAIDQIIDASVRGLMSYVQ, from the coding sequence ATGTCAGCCGATCAGCGCCGTGCCGCGCTCATCGATGCGGCCTACCGTGTGATCGCCGACTTCGGAGTGGAAGGTGCCACCACCCGGCGGATCTGTGCCTATGCCGGGATGAAATTGGGAAGCTTTCATTACGCCTTCGAAAGCCGCATCGCACTGCTGAGTGCAGTAATGGAGACTGCGGTTCCCGCTGACATCACTGCTGTGCTGGATTCGATCGTGCCCGACGACGTCGATCCGGCATCCGGTGATGCGCTCGACATGGAGTCGCAGTTGCGGCGGCATTTCCGCGGGTTCTACGGGCTCCTGCAGGCCGAGCCTGGTCGTATGCAGGCCGTCATCGCGCTGGGAATCTATGCGCGCAACCATCCCGAACTGCACACCGCCGGCGCACACATGTATGCACGGCTGTTCACGATCGCCGCCGCCGGACTCGAACGCGGCGCCCGCCATGCCGGTGTCCAGTGGACGGTGCCGGTCGCCGAGTTGGGGCCGGTGGTCATCGCCGCAACCAACGCCATCACCCTGACCTACCTCAGCCTCGCCGATGATGCCGCGATCGACCAGATCATCGACGCGTCCGTGCGCGGCCTGATGTCCTACGTGCAGTAA
- a CDS encoding aromatic ring-hydroxylating oxygenase subunit alpha yields MAESTLRVPLSYYRDDKIAEYERNQLLRETPLPLLASAQIPNNHDYVVRTVLDDSLLITRDRDGQAHVFLNYCRHRGAMPACGAGNSRRFTCPYHAWVYDNRGQLRGIPGKAGFDDVNRDEYGLVELPSEERHGFIWGVLNADAPMDLDTHLGECGAELARWNYQDYQYHDERSLNSAVSWKGALEAFAEGYHFPFVHGNSVIGQNTIANTHVYDEFGPHHRIGFPFNWVRDLEGMQQDESWNDPTAQMGIIYWVYPNLILANSPVGVEVIDILPGDSATSCVVRHSWMAKYPAESPEQVDMYAGIFAQVHAAVRDEDFAMLPQCGEGVRRGQHDHMAIGRNEIGVQHMIRVMAEKIGISLT; encoded by the coding sequence ATGGCCGAGTCGACACTGCGGGTGCCCCTGTCGTACTACCGCGATGACAAGATCGCCGAGTACGAACGGAATCAACTGTTGAGGGAGACGCCGCTTCCTCTGCTGGCATCGGCTCAGATCCCGAATAATCATGACTATGTCGTGCGCACGGTGCTCGACGATTCGTTGCTGATCACCCGTGACCGTGACGGGCAGGCTCACGTCTTCTTGAACTACTGCCGCCACCGAGGCGCGATGCCGGCTTGCGGGGCAGGGAACAGCCGACGATTCACATGCCCGTACCACGCATGGGTTTACGACAACAGGGGACAGCTGCGCGGGATTCCGGGCAAGGCAGGGTTCGACGACGTCAATCGTGACGAATACGGTCTGGTCGAGCTACCCAGCGAGGAGCGTCACGGATTCATCTGGGGTGTCCTCAACGCCGATGCGCCGATGGATCTGGACACGCACCTGGGTGAGTGCGGTGCCGAACTCGCACGGTGGAACTACCAGGACTACCAGTACCATGACGAGCGATCCCTGAACTCCGCCGTCAGCTGGAAGGGTGCGCTCGAAGCCTTCGCCGAGGGTTACCACTTTCCATTCGTCCACGGCAACAGCGTCATCGGACAGAACACCATCGCGAACACCCACGTCTACGACGAGTTCGGCCCGCACCACCGTATCGGCTTCCCGTTCAACTGGGTTCGGGACCTCGAGGGTATGCAACAAGACGAGTCGTGGAATGACCCGACTGCGCAGATGGGCATCATCTATTGGGTTTATCCCAACCTCATCCTGGCCAACAGTCCTGTAGGAGTCGAGGTCATCGACATTCTGCCGGGTGATTCGGCCACGAGTTGCGTTGTGCGGCACAGTTGGATGGCGAAGTACCCTGCGGAGAGTCCTGAGCAGGTGGACATGTATGCCGGCATATTCGCACAGGTTCATGCCGCTGTTCGGGACGAAGACTTCGCGATGCTCCCTCAGTGCGGTGAAGGAGTGCGCCGCGGGCAGCATGACCACATGGCCATCGGGCGCAACGAAATCGGCGTGCAGCACATGATCCGGGTGATGGCGGAGAAGATCGGGATCTCTCTCACATGA
- a CDS encoding type II toxin-antitoxin system VapC family toxin, translated as MLDTSTVILLGRLADSDELPQESVISAITLAELSVGPHVARTHRERSARQQHVQQAEADFEVLAFTAESARAFGGVAAALRSSERKPSARAYDALIAACAIANGIPLYTCNPGDFLGIPQLELRSVTHPDAGA; from the coding sequence ATGCTTGACACCTCAACGGTGATTTTGCTAGGCAGACTGGCGGATTCCGACGAGCTGCCCCAGGAGTCGGTGATAAGTGCGATTACCCTTGCGGAGCTTTCGGTTGGCCCGCACGTCGCGCGAACCCACCGCGAGCGAAGTGCTCGGCAACAGCACGTACAGCAGGCGGAAGCGGATTTCGAGGTGCTGGCATTCACTGCCGAGAGCGCGCGAGCTTTCGGCGGCGTCGCGGCGGCACTACGCTCATCGGAGCGAAAGCCCAGTGCGCGGGCATATGACGCATTAATCGCGGCCTGCGCCATCGCGAACGGCATTCCGCTGTACACCTGCAACCCAGGTGATTTTCTTGGCATACCCCAACTAGAGCTACGTTCGGTGACGCATCCAGATGCTGGAGCCTGA
- a CDS encoding ATP-binding protein produces MDATPSAQGSAFRCTIAATADSATQLQQQFTAWLDTACRPSAQRRDDVVLAVGEATNNAVEHAYACTRTGQVEVNASMRPTGELTVTISDRGVRRRDPSTAPYRGCGLSLIGDLSDSSNITTNPNGTTIALYWRRIGPGARQ; encoded by the coding sequence GTGGACGCCACACCTTCGGCGCAGGGCAGCGCTTTCCGCTGCACCATCGCTGCTACCGCCGACTCCGCGACCCAGCTTCAGCAGCAATTCACGGCCTGGCTCGATACCGCCTGCCGACCTTCCGCGCAGCGCCGCGACGATGTCGTCCTGGCCGTCGGCGAAGCGACCAACAACGCCGTCGAGCACGCCTACGCCTGCACCCGCACCGGGCAGGTCGAGGTGAACGCCTCGATGAGGCCGACCGGTGAACTCACCGTCACCATCTCCGACCGCGGCGTGCGGAGACGAGACCCCAGCACCGCGCCGTACCGGGGCTGCGGCCTGTCGCTGATCGGAGACCTCAGCGACTCGTCGAACATCACGACCAACCCCAACGGCACCACCATCGCGCTGTACTGGCGACGCATCGGCCCCGGCGCCCGACAGTGA
- a CDS encoding Mu transposase domain-containing protein, whose amino-acid sequence MATLPPSAPQVGLNTRVRLGRDYYVRVAGNDYSVHPSVIGRFVDITADLHRVRIACGEVTVADHDRSWANHVTIADAQHVRAAKDLRRDYRNQQLHNRARNAARVRTHPDGHEVPIRALPDYDDLFGVHFATPPPGGLTPTASTIPEG is encoded by the coding sequence ATGGCAACACTGCCGCCGAGTGCACCACAAGTCGGGTTGAACACTCGGGTGCGGCTGGGTCGCGACTACTACGTGCGCGTGGCCGGCAACGACTACTCGGTGCACCCATCAGTGATCGGCCGGTTTGTCGACATCACCGCCGATCTACATCGGGTGCGGATCGCATGCGGCGAAGTCACCGTCGCCGACCATGACCGCAGCTGGGCCAACCACGTCACCATCGCCGACGCCCAGCACGTGCGGGCGGCTAAAGATCTGCGCCGCGACTACCGCAACCAACAGCTGCACAACCGGGCCCGCAACGCCGCGCGCGTACGCACCCACCCCGACGGCCACGAGGTGCCCATTAGAGCGCTACCCGACTACGACGACCTGTTCGGGGTGCACTTCGCCACCCCACCCCCAGGCGGACTCACACCCACCGCATCCACTATCCCTGAAGGATGA